A stretch of Caenorhabditis elegans chromosome IV DNA encodes these proteins:
- the pugs-9 gene encoding Protein Upregulated in Glial Subsets (Partially confirmed by transcript evidence;~Product from WormBase gene class pugs), translating to MSGFRKDELIPVIIDIHGEKRKMFEDIADTVLRRVLDEEENECPPIESRGSSTSSFSTTPSSSASPLSINQLLSSSFSQPPAPQLPVPLAFNPFQLALYQSLVANNTLAFPVFGGPPSIFPLLVPPPQPQPTVESIELLKILQNMLAKQKK from the exons ATGAGTGGATTCCGAAAGGACG AACTCATCCCCGTTATCATTGACATCCATGGTGAGAAGCGTAAGATGTTTGAAGATATCGCCGACACGGTGTTGAGAAGAGTTCTcgatgaagaagaaaatgag tgtccACCGATTGAGTCACGTGGTTCCAGCACATCATCATTTTCGACAACGCCATCTTCGTCTGCCTCGCCGCTTTCCATCAACCAACTTCTCAGTTCTTCGTTCTCTCAACCGCCGGCACCCCAACTGCCTGTGCCGCTGGCGTTCAACCCGTTCCAGCTAGCTCTCTATCAGTCTCTAGTTGCGAACAACACTCTCGCATTTCCCGTTTTTGGCGGTCCCCCGTCAATATTTCCGTTGCTTGTTCCGCCGCCGCAGCCCCAGCCGACTGTTGAGTCGAtcgaattgctgaaaattctccaaaatatGTTGGCAAAACAAAAGAAGTGA
- the pugs-9 gene encoding Protein Upregulated in Glial Subsets (Confirmed by transcript evidence;~Product from WormBase gene class pugs): protein MFEDIADTVLRRVLDEEENECPPIESRGSSTSSFSTTPSSSASPLSINQLLSSSFSQPPAPQLPVPLAFNPFQLALYQSLVANNTLAFPVFGGPPSIFPLLVPPPQPQPTVESIELLKILQNMLAKQKK, encoded by the exons ATGTTTGAAGATATCGCCGACACGGTGTTGAGAAGAGTTCTcgatgaagaagaaaatgag tgtccACCGATTGAGTCACGTGGTTCCAGCACATCATCATTTTCGACAACGCCATCTTCGTCTGCCTCGCCGCTTTCCATCAACCAACTTCTCAGTTCTTCGTTCTCTCAACCGCCGGCACCCCAACTGCCTGTGCCGCTGGCGTTCAACCCGTTCCAGCTAGCTCTCTATCAGTCTCTAGTTGCGAACAACACTCTCGCATTTCCCGTTTTTGGCGGTCCCCCGTCAATATTTCCGTTGCTTGTTCCGCCGCCGCAGCCCCAGCCGACTGTTGAGTCGAtcgaattgctgaaaattctccaaaatatGTTGGCAAAACAAAAGAAGTGA
- the W08E12.9 gene encoding uncharacterized protein (Partially confirmed by transcript evidence), with protein sequence MTTRFFLLILLFLGSCAPALGCYGPLCTNIIFSRPCIRPFCVPVCNTVTCYRKYLYLPPPPPPPIIIRTVQRSCCTVTNFSCCRTFFGRKK encoded by the exons ATGACCACCAGGTTCTTTTTACtaattcttttatttttgggaTCTTGTGCTCCGGCTCTGGGGTGTTATGGCCCGTTGTGTACTAATATAATATTCTCGAGACCTTGCATTCGGCCGTTTTGTGTGCCTGTGTGTAATACGGTGACTTGCTATAGGAAG TACTTGTACCTACCCCCGCCGCCTCCGCCGCCA ATCATCATCCGAACTGTGCAAAGATCCTGCTGCACAGTCACAA acttttcgtGCTGTCGGACATTCTTTGGAAGGAAGAAATAA
- the idpp-12 gene encoding Intrinsically Disordered Protein, expressed in Pharynx (Confirmed by transcript evidence;~Product from WormBase gene class idpp), with product MQSACLIALLALIAGASAQCFGGGCGGGPIFLPPPPCFGGNCGGCSGNNCGCNGNNCGPQVTVVQVPNNNNGCSCSPCNGPVCAPMCNSCPPQPIFIQPSQCCNNNNFSCCPFRFRRHNSAAAASAENTEEATTAAPTQE from the exons ATGCAATCCGCCTGCCTCATCGCTCTTCTTGCTCTCATCGCCGGAGCGTCGGCTCAATGCTTCGGAGGTGGATGCGGAGGAGGACCAATCTTccttccaccaccaccatgcTTCGGAGGAAACTGTGGTGGATGTTCGGGTAACAACTGTGGATGCAATGGAAATAACTGTGGACCACAAGTCACTGTAGTCCAGGTCCCGAATAACAATAACGGATGCTCGTGCAGCCCATGTAACGGACCAGTTTGTGCTCCAATGTGCAATAGCTGCCCACCACAGCCGATCTTCATTCAGCCATCTCAATGCTGCAATAATAACA ACTTCTCGTGCTGCCCATTCCGTTTCCGTCGTCATAACTCTGCTGCCGCCGCTTCAGCTGAGAACACAGAAGAGGCCACCACCGCTGCTCCAACCCAAGAGTAA
- the W08E12.7 gene encoding Peptidase M24 domain-containing protein (Confirmed by transcript evidence): MVRKDSESSCSSDGSHTHEDYTLANDAVVTKYQVAAEITNAVLKEVLANIKEGAIAGDLCDLGDKLILEKTGKLYKKEKNFTKGIAMPTCISIDNCICHYTPLKSEAPVVLKNGQVVKVDLGTHIDGLIATAAHTVVVGASKDNKVTGKLADLLRGTHDALEIAIRSLRPDTENTTITKNIDKTAAEFGLTPIENMLSHQLERNEIDGEKKIIQNSGEKQKGEIEKIKIDKHEAYAIDILFSTGKGQPKDMDTRTTVFRKNEQVSYQLKMKASRVFFSDVNKVHGPMPFSLRSFEEEVKAKMGVVECEKYGLLVPYPVLYEKEGELVAQFKATVLVMPNGLLKIAGLPFDSDVYQSDLTVKDPELQAVLKSALKPKKKKEAKKDEPAAKKA, from the exons ATGGTTAGAAAGGACAGTGAAAGCAGCTGCTCCAGCGATGGAAGCCACACTCACGAGGACTACACTTTGGCCAACGACGCCGTCGTCACCAAGTACCAGGTTGCTGCTGAAATCACCAATGCTGTTCTGAAG gagGTCCTCGCCAACATTAAGGAAGGAGCCATCGCTGGAGATCTTTGCGATCTCGGAGACAAGCTGATTCTcgagaaaactggaaaactcTACAAGAAGGAGAAGAACTTCACCAAGGGAATCGCCATGCCAACTTGCATTTCTATTGACAACTGCATTTGCCATTACACTCCGCTCAAGTCCGAAGCTCCAGTAGTGTTGAAGAATGGACAAGTCGTCAAAGTCGATCTCGGAACACACATCGATGGTCTCATCGCCACCGCCGCTCACACCGTTGTAGTTGGAGCTTCCAAGGACAACAAAGTAACCGGAAAGCTTGCCGATCTTCTCCGCGGAACCCATGATGCGCTCGAAATCGCCATTCGTTCCCTCCGTCCAGACACTGAGAATACCACCATCACAAAGAACATCGACAAGACCGCTGCCGAATTCGGACTTACCCCAATCGAGAACATGCTCTCCCACCAGCTCGAGAGAAACGAGATCGACGGAGAGAAGAAGATCATTCAAAACTCTGGAGAGAAGCAGAAGGGAGAAATCGAGAAGATCAAGATCGACAAGCACGAGGCTTACGCCATCGATATCCTCTTCTCCACCGGAAAAGGACAGCCAAAGGACATGGATACTCGTACCACCGTCTTCAGAAAGAACGAGCAAGTCAGCTACCAGCTCAAGATGAAGGCTTCTCGTGTCTTCTTCTCCGATGTCAACAAAGTG caCGGACCAATGCCATTCTCTCTGCGCAGCTTCGAGGAGGAAGTCAAGGCAAAGATGGGAGTTGTCGAGTGCGAGAAATACGGACTCCTTGTTCCATATCCA gTGTTATACGAGAAGGAAGGAGAGCTCGTCGCTCAATTCAAGGCCACCGTTCTTGTTATGCCAAACGGACTCCTGAAGATTGCTGGACTCCCATTCGATTCGGACGTGTACCAATCTGATTTGACCGTCAAG GACCCGGAACTCCAAGCCGTCCTGAAATCCGCCCTCAAgccaaagaagaagaaggaggcCAAGAAGGACGAGCCAGCAGCCAAGAAAGCATAA
- the W08E12.5 gene encoding CC domain-containing protein (Confirmed by transcript evidence), which translates to MQSACLIALLALVAGASAQCFEGGCGGGPIFLPPPPCFGGNCGGCSGNNCGCNGNNCGPQVTVVQVPNNNNGCSCSPCNGPICAPMCNSCPPQPIFIQPSQCCNNNNFSCCPFRFRRHNSAAAAASDEITEEPTTAAPAQE; encoded by the exons ATGCAATCCGCCTGCCTCATCGCTCTTCTTGCTCTCGTCGCCGGAGCGTCGGCTCAATGCTTCGAAGGTGGATGCGGAGGAGGACCAATCTTccttccaccaccaccatgcTTCGGAGGAAACTGTGGTGGATGTTCGGGTAACAACTGTGGATGCAATGGAAACAACTGTGGACCACAAGTCACTGTTGTCCAGGTCCCAAATAACAATAACGGATGCTCATGCAGCCCATGCAATGGACCAATTTGTGCTCCAATGTGCAATAGCTGCCCACCACAGCCGATCTTCATTCAGCCATCTCAATGCTGCAATAATAACA ACTTCTCCTGTTGCCCATTCCGTTTCCGTCGTCATAACTCTGCTGCTGCTGCCGCTTCAGATGAGATCACCGAAGAGCCAACCACAGCTGCTCCAGCTCAAGAATAG
- the W08E12.6 gene encoding uncharacterized protein (Confirmed by transcript evidence) encodes MFSVFSSLLLVSASLAQPFFLPPPPCFGIGCNQPPIVIAGPPPCFDCPPPAPIFVAPPPPPCFGPACPPPCFGPACVPLAPIIVNGPPPCFGPACPPPCFGPACAPPAPIIVNGPPPCFGPACPPPCFGPACAPSAPIIVNGPPPCFGPACPPPCFGPACAPPPPAPILFGSVTCCAPNNYSCCGSLFRKRIFSKRSDDKTEATTEAPAKETQEN; translated from the exons atgttctcagTTTTTTCGTCGCTTCTACTCGTCTCTGCGTCACTCGCTCAGCCATTCTTCCTTCCACCACCTCCATGCTTCGGAATCGGCTGCAATCAGCCACCG ATTGTGATTGCCGGACCCCCGCCATGCTTTGATTGCCCACCACCAGCGCCG atcttcgttgctccaccaccaccaccatgcTTTGGACCAGCTTGCCCACCACCATGCTTCGGACCAGCCTGTGTTCCACTTGCTCCAATCATCGTGAACGGGCCTCCACCATGTTTTGGGCCAGCTTGCCCACCACCATGCTTCGGCCCAGCTTGTGCTCCACCTGCTCCAATTATCGTTAACGGGCCACCACCATGCTTCGGGCCAGCTTGCCCGCCACCATGTTTCGGCCCAGCTTGTGCTCCATCTGCTCCAATTATCGTTAACGGGCCACCACCATGCTTCGGGCCAGCTTGCCCACCACCGTGCTTCGGACCAGCCTGCgccccaccaccaccagctccGATCCTCTTCGGATCTGTCACTTGCTGCGCTCCAAATA actaTTCCTGCTGTGGATCCTTGTTCCGTAAGCGAATCTTTAGCAAGCGATCCGATGATAAGACGGAGGCTACCACCGAGGCACCAGCCAAAGAAACTCAAGAAAACTAA
- the W08E12.2 gene encoding Chorion class high-cysteine HCB protein 12-like (Confirmed by transcript evidence) has product MNSISLIALLVLVAGASAQCFGGGCGGGCFGGNCGGCSGNNCGCNGNNCGPQVTVVQVPNNNNGCSCNPCNGGGCAPRCSYCPNNFGYSSCCNSNNFSCCGYRFRRNIVKAIETSAEPTN; this is encoded by the exons ATGAACTCTATCTCCCTCATTGCTCTTCTTGTACTCGTCGCCGGAGCCTCTGCTCAATGCTTCGGAGGTGGTTGTGGAGGAGGATGCTTCGGAGGAAACTGTGGTGGATGTTCGGGTAACAACTGTGGATGCAATGGAAATAACTGTGGACCACAAGTCACTGTAGTCCAGGTCCCGAATAACAATAACGGATGCTCGTGCAACCCATGCAACGGGGGAGGATGTGCTCCAAGATGCAGCTACTGCCCAAATAACTTTGGGTACTCTTCGTGTTGCAATAGCAATA acttctCCTGCTGTGGCTACCGTTTCCGTCGTAACATTGTCAAGGCTATTGAGACTTCCGCCGAGCCAACGAACTAA